The Daucus carota subsp. sativus chromosome 2, DH1 v3.0, whole genome shotgun sequence genome includes a window with the following:
- the LOC108206216 gene encoding abrin-b-like encodes MAISNIGSRLLFLAVAAACLASSICNARDKVLLMPSEKIEEKFTFYPLLPFDTAQATQKRYSRFINNVREELVSGDTVHGIPRLYNPVKLEESDRYLYVALFNSDEKRITLAIDKSDVYVIGYRTEYEACFFSDTDVEDTSNVFPGITRHPLPFETGYWPMEQIAGSRRNISLGMSELDKCIKHLHDLTDESSLARCMIITLQMVAEAIRYRYVENLVAEQISETYLPTDAMITFEENWKDLSASIQESVGGVISPPLVLSNASNQEVTITSITPTLGRNIALVLYVCDSCTNVREPTVRLIGRNGLCADVQDGFYDDGNPVILWPCKSTNYANQLWTLMEDGTIQSQGKCLTAYRLEIQQYVMIHNCSTAPEYSSNLWTIEDNGNIINKDSKLALSAFTGYSWSLLTLEQKSYSSSQGWSLTNTTEPVVTAIYSYKSTCMVASGNNTVQVSSCTDQSVQQWALYSDGTVRPSMSTTNCIKSKSSSDGKVLVHDVCDGGDTERWLFNHDRSVSDVNNKYVWEVNKDNKISVVKRSTDTPTTKQIFDIKFV; translated from the exons ATGGCGATTTCGAATATCGGATCAAGGCTATTGTTTTTGGCAGTTGCGGCGGCATGTCTCGCAAGTAGCATTTGCAATGCTCGAGACAAGGTGCTGCTCATGCCATCagaaaaaattgaagaaaagttcacattCTACCCGTTGCTCCCATTCGATACGGCTCAGGCCACCCAAAAAAGGTACTCGAGATTCATCAACAATGTGCGAGAGGAACTCGTAAGCGGAGACACGGTCCATGGCATACCCAGACTCTACAATCCAGTCAAATTGGAAGAATCTGATCGTTATCTTTATGTGGCACTCTTTAATTCCGATGAGAAGCGCATCACTCTGGCAATAGATAAATCTGATGTTTATGTCATCGGTTACCGAACTGAATACGAGGCTTGCTTCTTTTCGGATACTGATGTCGAAGACACATCGAACGTGTTTCCAGGCATTACGCGTCACCCGCTTCCATTCGAAACTGGATACTGGCCTATGGAGCAAATAGCAGGGTCCAGGAGGAATATAAGTTTGGGGATGTCTGAATTGGATAAATGCATCAAGCATTTGCACGATCTTACGGATGAGTCCTCTTTGGCTCGGTGCATGATAATTACCCTTCAGATGGTTGCAGAGGCCATCCGCTACAG ATATGTGGAGAACCTTGTGGCCGAACAGATTAGCGAGACCTACCTCCCAACAGACGCCATGATCACCTTCGAAGAAAATTGGAAAGATCTCTCAGCTAGTATCCAAGAATCCGTTGGTGGTGTGATTTCCCCTCCACTGGTGTTATCCAATGCCTCGAACCAGGAAGTGACCATAACCTCAATCACTCCAACTTTAGGCCGAAACATTGCTCTTGTTCTTTACGTATGCGATTCTTGTACTAACGTCCGAGAGCCTACTGTCCGTCTCATTGGGCGCAACGGCCTCTGTGCTGATGTGCAGGACGGATTCTACGACGACGGAAACCCAGTCATCCTGTGGCCGTGTAAATCCACCAATTACGCCAATCAACTCTGGACTCTGATGGAAGACGGCACAATCCAGTCCCAAGGAAAGTGCTTGACTGCATACCGTCTCGAAATTCAACAATACGTGATGATCCATAACTGCAGCACCGCGCCAGAGTATTCAAGTAATCTGTGGACAATAGAGGACAATGGTAACATCATCAACAAAGATTCTAAGTTAGCTTTAAGTGCCTTCACAGGGTACAGCTGGAGTTTATTGACTCTCGAACAAAAATCATATTCGTCAAGCCAGGGCTGGAGCTTAACGAACACCACAGAGCCCGTAGTGACCGCTATTTATAGCTACAAAAGTACTTGTATGGTAGCATCTGGCAACAACACTGTCCAAGTGAGCAGCTGCACTGATCAAAGTGTTCAGCAATGGGCATTGTACTCCGATGGTACTGTCCGACCAAGTATGTCGACTACAAATTGCATCAAATCGAAATCTTCTTCGGACGGTAAAGTCCTGGTTCATGATGTGTGCGATGGAGGTGATACTGAACGTTGGTTATTTAATCATGATCGCAGTGTTTCAGATGTGAACAATAAATACGTTTGGGAAGTGAATAAAGATAACAAGATATCGGTTGTCAAGCGATCCACGGATACACCCACAACGAAACAGATCTTCGATATAAAGTTTGTGTGA